The proteins below are encoded in one region of Mycobacterium sp. 3519A:
- a CDS encoding SRPBCC family protein: protein MNGVVTAGTRSVFRIERDTTVAAQKIYDRLADAAAWNQWAPVFNRSDVVQLGPIDPLGAGAIRRLRGLRGLLTIDEQILEATRPSYQRYTALRGLPAREYSAEVRIDELNGGTRLVWTGQFKPRVPGTGWVLAKILAYSIGVVVNRLIAGCERAAVNGL, encoded by the coding sequence GTGAATGGGGTCGTGACGGCGGGAACTAGGAGCGTCTTCCGGATCGAGCGGGATACCACCGTTGCGGCCCAGAAGATTTACGATCGCCTCGCCGACGCAGCGGCGTGGAATCAGTGGGCTCCAGTCTTCAACCGTTCTGACGTCGTCCAGCTGGGTCCGATAGACCCGTTGGGCGCCGGAGCGATTCGTCGGCTACGCGGCCTGCGCGGCCTACTGACCATCGACGAGCAGATCCTGGAAGCCACACGGCCCTCCTATCAACGGTATACGGCGTTGCGTGGACTACCGGCGCGTGAGTACAGCGCAGAGGTGCGCATCGATGAGCTAAACGGTGGGACGCGCCTGGTTTGGACCGGTCAATTCAAGCCACGCGTCCCCGGCACCGGCTGGGTCCTGGCCAAAATCCTCGCGTATTCGATAGGTGTGGTCGTTAATCGGCTGATCGCGGGGTGTGAACGCGCCGCGGTCAACGGCTTGTGA
- a CDS encoding alpha/beta hydrolase translates to MGREVSGVTEKKVTFDSDGKKIAGLLFTPDGISAGEKLPGMVITRPASGVKEQTASLYARKFAGKGYVTLAFDPKGYGESEGVPQMEDPFSIISDNKNAYTYLASLPEVDKDKLISAGICMGAGHATAASSADPRIKATVAISPYLTSHIDYPKAFGGKTVVSVLMGLSDPIINLFKLFGVYFYIPIVPFKKWMEIIPATETQVGMKEYYGGEGQPGYVPNWKNKGNFYRASNIMTGRYNPFEYIKGFINKPFFMAYADGGYSVDKLQKFYAEIPADKKEIMVAEAATHFDLYYKPEFVDPIVNNADAFLRRNL, encoded by the coding sequence ATGGGCCGCGAAGTTTCGGGAGTGACGGAGAAGAAGGTCACGTTCGACAGCGATGGCAAGAAAATCGCAGGCCTTCTCTTCACTCCCGACGGAATCAGCGCAGGGGAAAAGCTGCCTGGGATGGTCATTACCCGACCAGCGAGCGGTGTGAAGGAACAAACGGCAAGCCTGTACGCGCGGAAGTTCGCGGGCAAGGGGTACGTCACCTTGGCTTTTGATCCAAAAGGCTACGGCGAGAGCGAGGGCGTTCCTCAAATGGAGGATCCCTTCTCGATCATTTCAGACAACAAGAACGCGTATACCTACCTCGCATCGCTGCCCGAAGTTGATAAAGACAAGCTCATCAGCGCCGGCATCTGCATGGGAGCCGGACATGCGACGGCCGCCAGCTCGGCGGATCCGCGCATCAAGGCGACGGTGGCGATCAGCCCGTATCTGACGTCACATATCGACTATCCAAAAGCGTTCGGGGGAAAGACCGTCGTGAGTGTATTGATGGGTCTTTCCGACCCGATCATCAACCTCTTCAAGCTGTTCGGGGTCTACTTCTACATACCGATTGTCCCGTTCAAGAAGTGGATGGAAATAATCCCCGCGACGGAGACGCAGGTGGGAATGAAGGAGTACTACGGAGGCGAGGGGCAGCCCGGCTATGTGCCCAATTGGAAGAACAAAGGCAACTTCTATCGGGCAAGTAACATAATGACTGGCCGCTACAACCCCTTCGAATACATAAAAGGATTCATCAACAAGCCGTTCTTCATGGCGTATGCCGACGGCGGGTATTCGGTGGATAAACTCCAAAAATTCTATGCGGAGATCCCGGCGGACAAAAAGGAAATCATGGTCGCGGAGGCCGCCACCCACTTCGACTTGTACTACAAGCCAGAGTTCGTCGACCCCATCGTCAACAACGCCGACGCCTTCTTGAGGAGGAATTTGTGA
- a CDS encoding VOC family protein, which produces MVGFHALNHVAVTVSDLTVSGPWYRALIGTEPAIDEHTGAGFHHQVWIFEDGSAFGIHQHDERADSEGFSEFRVGLDHIGFGCSARSELEAWVRRLDELGIEHCGIVDAPYGSALSFRDPDGIALEFFAFPG; this is translated from the coding sequence ATGGTCGGTTTTCACGCCCTCAACCATGTCGCCGTGACCGTAAGCGATCTGACGGTCAGCGGGCCCTGGTATCGCGCGCTGATCGGTACGGAGCCTGCGATCGACGAGCACACCGGCGCAGGGTTTCACCATCAGGTGTGGATCTTTGAGGACGGTTCCGCGTTTGGCATTCACCAGCATGACGAGCGAGCCGATAGTGAGGGATTCAGCGAGTTTCGGGTTGGGCTGGATCATATCGGCTTCGGTTGCTCCGCCAGGAGCGAGTTAGAAGCCTGGGTACGGCGCCTCGACGAGCTAGGCATCGAACACTGCGGCATTGTGGATGCGCCCTATGGATCGGCGCTCAGTTTCCGTGATCCAGACGGTATCGCGCTGGAATTCTTCGCATTTCCGGGTTGA
- a CDS encoding flavodoxin family protein has translation METLVVSASPREDGNSHILARAAVEGAQRAGHHVEHLFLDEHVQRMLGNCRRCRLSDGSCSLDDRYEELLIDHMLPSDGIIFAMPLYFYGMPGRLKTVFDRLFCYTANSAPQQDRVVNGIMHKKIGVLISCEESYLGATQGVIAQFQELTRYLNQDLVGVVVGNANSRGEIVRDPSDPLACARDLGSRLFDIRVTDYRLDTVRSNRVWDGAPTLR, from the coding sequence ATGGAGACACTCGTGGTGAGCGCCAGCCCGCGCGAAGACGGCAACTCGCACATCCTCGCGCGCGCCGCCGTCGAGGGCGCACAGCGAGCCGGGCACCATGTCGAGCACCTTTTCCTCGACGAGCACGTGCAACGGATGCTCGGCAACTGCCGGCGGTGCCGCCTGTCCGACGGCAGCTGCTCGCTGGACGACCGCTACGAAGAGCTGCTGATCGACCACATGCTGCCATCGGACGGCATCATCTTCGCGATGCCGCTGTACTTCTACGGCATGCCAGGCCGACTCAAGACCGTCTTCGACCGGTTGTTCTGCTACACCGCCAACAGCGCTCCGCAGCAGGACCGGGTGGTCAACGGGATCATGCACAAGAAGATCGGCGTACTGATCTCCTGCGAGGAGAGCTATCTCGGAGCGACCCAAGGCGTCATCGCGCAGTTCCAGGAGCTGACCCGTTACCTGAACCAGGACCTGGTCGGGGTTGTCGTCGGAAATGCAAACAGCCGCGGCGAGATCGTGCGTGACCCCAGCGACCCGCTGGCATGCGCACGCGATCTCGGCTCGCGACTGTTCGATATCCGGGTCACCGACTACCGGTTGGACACGGTCCGCTCGAACCGGGTCTGGGACGGCGCGCCGACGTTGCGTTGA
- a CDS encoding cytosine permease: protein MTVTVTEPTVQSDGSYRDQVVAVEPGGNEYIAEADRHGKPSQLFWTWTSPNLEFATIFVGVLAVAAFGMSFWQAVLGIVIGTGLGAIAHYFLSARGPLHGVPQMVLGRLPFGFKGNAVPAVLMSITAGVGWFATNSVSGAYALATLFGFAPLVGLVIIVLLQTALAFFGHNLVQAFERWTFPVLAVIFAVASVVILSKAHLGAPAAGGVGGMGGFLLTVGTAFGYAAGWTPYAADYTRYLPASVSTARTGFFAAAGLFVSCVFLEVVGAASVTIGGDSLDNPTAEFTSQLASPLAKATLLAIAIGAVAANAINIYSGAMAFVTLGIKLPHHVARAVVTVFFGVAGFLVASWALPDAAQSYEAFLLIIAYWIGPWLGVVFADQYLRRGQAVAGFLYDRSYANWNGLLSFVIGLAVSVALFSNQEKFVGFVAKACPALGDVTFFVGFLLAGAAYLTLCRSKIAAERVVG, encoded by the coding sequence ATGACGGTGACAGTCACCGAACCCACCGTCCAGAGCGACGGCAGCTACCGCGACCAGGTCGTCGCCGTAGAACCCGGCGGCAACGAATACATCGCCGAGGCCGATCGCCACGGCAAACCCAGCCAGTTGTTCTGGACCTGGACCTCGCCCAACCTCGAATTCGCGACGATCTTCGTCGGCGTGCTGGCGGTGGCGGCGTTCGGCATGAGCTTCTGGCAGGCGGTCCTCGGCATCGTGATCGGCACCGGGCTTGGCGCGATCGCGCACTACTTCCTGTCCGCGCGCGGACCCTTGCACGGAGTGCCACAGATGGTGCTGGGCCGACTTCCGTTCGGGTTCAAGGGCAACGCTGTGCCCGCGGTGCTGATGTCGATCACCGCCGGGGTCGGCTGGTTCGCCACCAACAGCGTCAGCGGCGCCTACGCGCTGGCCACCCTGTTTGGTTTCGCCCCGCTGGTCGGACTGGTGATCATCGTGCTGCTGCAGACCGCGCTGGCGTTCTTCGGGCACAACCTGGTGCAGGCCTTCGAGCGTTGGACGTTCCCGGTGCTCGCCGTGATCTTCGCGGTCGCGTCGGTGGTCATCCTGTCCAAAGCGCACCTCGGCGCTCCCGCCGCGGGCGGCGTCGGCGGCATGGGGGGATTCCTGCTGACCGTCGGCACCGCATTCGGTTACGCGGCGGGGTGGACGCCCTACGCAGCCGACTACACCCGCTACCTGCCCGCCTCTGTGTCGACCGCCCGTACCGGATTCTTCGCGGCCGCAGGGCTGTTCGTGTCGTGCGTGTTCCTCGAGGTGGTCGGCGCGGCATCGGTCACCATCGGCGGTGACTCGCTGGACAATCCGACCGCCGAGTTCACCAGCCAGTTGGCCTCGCCGCTGGCCAAGGCGACGCTGCTGGCCATCGCGATCGGCGCCGTCGCCGCCAATGCCATCAACATCTATTCGGGCGCAATGGCTTTCGTGACGCTTGGCATCAAACTTCCGCATCACGTCGCCAGGGCCGTCGTCACCGTGTTCTTCGGCGTGGCGGGCTTTCTGGTGGCCTCGTGGGCGCTGCCCGACGCCGCCCAGAGTTATGAGGCGTTCCTGCTCATCATCGCCTACTGGATCGGACCGTGGCTCGGCGTGGTGTTCGCCGACCAGTATCTGCGCCGCGGCCAGGCCGTCGCAGGCTTCCTCTACGACCGCTCGTATGCGAATTGGAACGGCCTGCTGTCGTTCGTGATCGGGTTGGCGGTGTCGGTGGCGTTGTTCTCCAACCAGGAGAAGTTCGTCGGCTTCGTCGCCAAGGCGTGCCCGGCACTGGGTGACGTCACGTTCTTCGTCGGGTTCCTGTTGGCCGGGGCCGCCTATCTGACGCTGTGCAGGTCCAAGATCGCCGCGGAGCGGGTGGTCGGCTAG
- a CDS encoding nucleoside deaminase produces MDADAMLEVAYQEALKGLAEGGIPIGAALFTADGVLLGSGHNRRVQQDDPSIHAETDAFRAAGRQRDYRSAVMVTTLSPCWYCSGLVRQFNIGAVVIGESRTFTGGHDWLAEHGVAVTVLDDERCVTMMADFIAANPQLWNEDIGISE; encoded by the coding sequence ATGGACGCCGACGCGATGCTCGAGGTCGCCTACCAGGAGGCCCTAAAAGGGTTGGCGGAAGGCGGTATTCCGATCGGTGCCGCGCTGTTCACCGCCGATGGGGTGCTGCTCGGCAGCGGCCACAACCGGCGGGTGCAGCAGGACGATCCGTCGATACATGCCGAGACCGACGCGTTTCGGGCTGCGGGACGGCAACGCGACTACCGGTCGGCGGTGATGGTGACGACGTTGTCGCCGTGCTGGTACTGCAGCGGACTGGTGCGCCAGTTCAACATCGGGGCGGTGGTGATTGGGGAGAGCCGCACCTTCACCGGCGGGCACGACTGGCTGGCAGAGCACGGCGTAGCGGTCACGGTGCTCGACGACGAGCGGTGTGTGACGATGATGGCGGACTTCATCGCGGCCAACCCGCAACTCTGGAACGAGGACATAGGGATCAGTGAGTGA
- a CDS encoding isopenicillin N synthase family oxygenase, protein MIATVDISHWREGAAAADRVAVAVDEGLQRAGFILVTGHGIDPSLPAEVRAAAREFFALPDEVKQRYAVSVAGHGWLPPGVEANAYAEGTETPPDLKESYSLGAETTTGDPEVDRVWFAPNVWPDEVPSLQRLVGQYTAAMRRLADDLLALFAYALKLPDNPFAALADRPTWTMNINHYPPVSVVGEPEPGQFRIGPHTDFGTVTILDREPGAGGLQVYSDDDDWSDAPYDPDALTVNIGDLLEYWSGRRWPSGRHRVLPPQPHAPEEDLVSLVYFYEANHDAVVTPLKPPIGRVSGLGPVTSSAFIKERLDAITVG, encoded by the coding sequence GTGATTGCGACCGTTGACATTTCGCATTGGCGCGAGGGTGCGGCGGCTGCCGACAGGGTGGCCGTGGCAGTTGATGAGGGATTGCAGCGTGCGGGTTTCATCCTGGTCACCGGGCATGGCATAGACCCGTCGTTACCGGCGGAGGTGCGCGCCGCCGCGCGCGAGTTCTTCGCGCTGCCCGATGAGGTCAAGCAGCGCTACGCCGTGTCGGTCGCCGGCCACGGTTGGCTGCCGCCCGGGGTCGAGGCGAACGCGTACGCCGAGGGCACCGAGACGCCGCCGGACCTGAAGGAGAGCTACAGCCTGGGCGCCGAAACGACGACCGGCGACCCCGAGGTGGACCGGGTGTGGTTCGCACCGAACGTCTGGCCCGACGAGGTCCCGTCGTTGCAGCGGCTGGTCGGCCAGTACACCGCCGCCATGCGCCGGTTGGCCGACGATCTGCTGGCGTTGTTCGCCTATGCGCTGAAGCTGCCGGACAACCCGTTCGCCGCCCTGGCCGACCGGCCGACCTGGACCATGAACATCAACCACTATCCGCCGGTCAGCGTCGTCGGCGAACCCGAACCCGGGCAGTTCCGCATCGGACCGCACACCGACTTCGGCACGGTGACCATTCTCGACCGCGAACCGGGCGCCGGTGGCCTGCAAGTGTATTCGGACGACGACGACTGGAGCGATGCCCCGTACGACCCCGACGCGCTGACCGTCAACATCGGCGACCTGTTGGAGTACTGGAGCGGGCGACGCTGGCCGTCGGGCAGGCATCGGGTGCTGCCACCGCAACCGCACGCGCCCGAGGAGGACCTGGTGTCGCTGGTCTACTTCTACGAGGCCAACCACGACGCGGTCGTCACGCCGCTGAAGCCGCCCATCGGGCGGGTGTCGGGGCTGGGGCCGGTGACGTCGTCGGCATTCATCAAGGAGCGCTTGGACGCCATCACCGTCGGCTGA
- a CDS encoding ribose-5-phosphate isomerase produces the protein MRVYLGSDHAGFELKQAVIEHLSKNGHDPVDCGAYVYDAEDDYPAFCIAAAEKTVADPGSLGIVIGGSGNGEQMAANKVPGVRCALAWSVETATLAREHNNAQVMGIGGRMHTLEQALEIIDAFLAAEWSKAERHQRRIDILAEYEKTHVAPPVPGAPA, from the coding sequence ATGCGCGTCTACCTGGGCTCTGACCACGCGGGCTTCGAACTCAAACAGGCAGTCATCGAGCACCTCAGCAAGAACGGCCACGACCCGGTCGACTGCGGCGCCTACGTCTACGACGCCGAGGACGACTATCCGGCGTTCTGCATCGCGGCCGCGGAGAAGACGGTCGCCGACCCGGGCAGCCTCGGCATCGTGATCGGTGGTTCGGGCAACGGTGAGCAGATGGCCGCGAACAAGGTGCCAGGGGTGCGCTGCGCGCTGGCATGGAGCGTGGAGACCGCAACGCTGGCCCGCGAGCACAACAACGCCCAGGTGATGGGCATCGGCGGCCGCATGCACACGCTGGAGCAGGCGTTGGAGATCATCGACGCGTTCCTGGCGGCCGAGTGGTCGAAAGCCGAACGGCACCAACGCCGTATCGACATCTTGGCCGAGTACGAGAAGACGCACGTCGCGCCACCGGTGCCCGGCGCACCGGCCTGA
- a CDS encoding Fpg/Nei family DNA glycosylase, with product MPEGHTLHRLARLHQRRFGRAPVMVSSPQGRFIDGAASVNGRVLKKASAWGKHLFHHYEGGRVVHVHLGLYGTFTEVPIPMPLPVGQVRMRMIGTEYGTDLRGPTVCEVIEEPEVAEVVARLGPDPLRPDADGSLAWARICKSRRPIGALLMDQTVIAGVGNVYRNELLFRHRIDPYRLGTRVDEAEFEAMWTDLVALMKVGLRRGKIITVRPEDDHGLPSYAPGRPRTYVYRRAGEPCRVCGTTIRTAELEGRNLFWCPTDQT from the coding sequence ATGCCCGAAGGCCACACCCTGCACCGGCTGGCCCGGCTGCATCAGCGCCGGTTCGGACGTGCCCCCGTGATGGTGTCCAGCCCGCAGGGCAGGTTCATCGACGGCGCCGCCTCGGTCAACGGGCGGGTGCTCAAGAAGGCCAGCGCATGGGGCAAGCACCTGTTCCACCATTACGAGGGCGGCCGGGTGGTGCACGTGCACCTCGGCCTGTACGGCACGTTCACCGAGGTGCCGATCCCCATGCCGCTGCCGGTCGGCCAGGTGCGAATGCGGATGATCGGCACCGAGTACGGCACCGATCTGCGTGGCCCGACGGTGTGCGAGGTGATCGAGGAGCCCGAAGTCGCCGAGGTGGTCGCCAGGCTGGGGCCGGATCCGTTGCGGCCGGACGCCGATGGCTCGCTGGCGTGGGCGCGAATCTGCAAGTCCCGGAGGCCGATTGGGGCCTTGCTGATGGACCAGACGGTGATCGCCGGGGTCGGCAACGTGTACCGCAACGAACTGTTGTTCCGCCATCGCATCGACCCGTATCGGCTTGGCACACGCGTCGACGAGGCCGAGTTCGAGGCGATGTGGACGGATCTGGTCGCGCTGATGAAGGTCGGGTTGCGGCGCGGCAAGATCATCACGGTGCGACCCGAGGACGACCACGGTCTGCCGTCGTATGCGCCGGGGCGCCCGCGCACGTACGTCTACCGCAGGGCCGGGGAACCGTGCCGGGTGTGCGGCACCACGATCCGCACCGCCGAACTCGAGGGCCGCAATCTGTTCTGGTGTCCGACCGACCAGACGTAG
- a CDS encoding sodium:proton antiporter has product MELILVVVGAIVVTAIAHRRGLEPALVLVVVGFAASFAPEFKGVELESEVLLSVVLPPLLYSAALDFSFPTFLRNIRPILGLGVGLVVITAVAVAGVAAWLVPSLTFATALILGAVVAPPDAVTAVAVGRKLGLPKKVMAILTGESLVNDAAALSLFSISVAHVAGSEAFIENPVLLFGYSAVLGTAFGAALGYITLWIRRRLAHPGLETIQGLVVPFAAFISAEHLHASGVLAVVVAGFVVGHGSLDAGYQTRLQERYVWNSVDVMLEAFVFAYIGLQLRFVLEDLREAHESLTEVALASAVVLTVVLVIRPACVFLMFGRGLLSRHVESRLSVPVPGGARGALGTRKRLDGKWSTMIDRRLLTWQENVVVSWTGMRGVVTLAAASGIPLLTTAGEPFPERATIQAIAFAVSVGTLLLQGWTLPLLIRWLGPSFEADRVLDDTETRKAEQIVHTAADDVLAKFAADPPAGLDAATLANIRLTIARHSQDADEMPDPESHTRRAEVFSQLYREVLAAQRSALIAERDAGRIEEEAARAMLERLDLQEAGVSARLDSRF; this is encoded by the coding sequence GTGGAACTGATTCTCGTTGTCGTCGGCGCCATCGTGGTGACGGCCATCGCGCATCGGCGCGGGCTCGAACCTGCACTCGTTCTCGTCGTGGTCGGATTCGCGGCGTCGTTCGCACCCGAATTCAAGGGCGTGGAGCTGGAATCCGAAGTGCTGCTGTCGGTGGTGTTGCCGCCGCTGCTCTACTCTGCCGCCCTCGACTTTTCGTTCCCGACCTTCCTGCGCAACATCCGACCCATCCTGGGTCTCGGGGTCGGCCTCGTCGTCATCACCGCTGTCGCCGTCGCGGGCGTCGCCGCGTGGCTGGTGCCGTCGCTGACGTTCGCCACCGCGTTGATCCTCGGTGCGGTGGTGGCGCCGCCCGACGCGGTCACTGCGGTGGCGGTCGGCCGAAAATTGGGCCTGCCCAAAAAGGTGATGGCGATCCTGACGGGGGAGAGTCTGGTCAACGACGCGGCCGCGCTGTCGCTGTTCTCGATTTCGGTGGCGCACGTCGCGGGCAGCGAGGCGTTCATCGAAAATCCGGTCCTGTTGTTCGGCTACAGCGCCGTCCTCGGCACCGCATTCGGTGCGGCACTGGGTTACATCACGCTGTGGATCCGGCGCAGGCTCGCGCATCCGGGGCTGGAAACGATCCAGGGTCTGGTGGTGCCGTTCGCGGCGTTCATCTCCGCAGAACATCTGCACGCGTCCGGGGTGCTGGCGGTCGTCGTGGCGGGCTTCGTCGTCGGCCACGGCTCGCTGGATGCGGGTTATCAGACACGGCTGCAGGAGCGGTATGTGTGGAACTCCGTCGATGTGATGCTCGAGGCGTTCGTCTTCGCCTACATCGGGCTGCAATTGCGGTTCGTGCTCGAGGATCTGCGCGAGGCACACGAATCGCTGACCGAGGTCGCGCTGGCGTCCGCTGTCGTGCTGACGGTCGTGCTGGTGATCCGGCCCGCATGCGTGTTCCTGATGTTCGGCCGGGGCCTGCTGTCGCGTCATGTCGAAAGCAGGCTCAGCGTGCCGGTCCCTGGCGGTGCACGCGGCGCGCTCGGCACGCGAAAACGGTTGGACGGCAAGTGGTCTACCATGATCGACCGCCGCTTGCTGACGTGGCAGGAGAACGTCGTCGTGTCGTGGACAGGCATGCGCGGTGTGGTGACGCTGGCCGCGGCGTCGGGTATCCCACTGCTGACCACCGCCGGTGAGCCGTTCCCCGAACGGGCGACGATTCAGGCCATCGCGTTCGCGGTCAGCGTCGGCACCCTGCTCCTGCAGGGCTGGACGTTGCCGCTGCTGATCCGTTGGCTCGGGCCGTCTTTCGAAGCCGACCGGGTGCTCGACGACACCGAGACCCGCAAGGCCGAGCAGATCGTGCACACTGCCGCGGACGACGTGCTGGCCAAGTTCGCCGCCGACCCGCCCGCGGGTCTGGATGCCGCGACGCTGGCCAACATCAGGCTGACCATCGCCAGGCACTCCCAGGACGCCGACGAGATGCCTGATCCGGAGTCGCACACGCGGCGCGCGGAGGTGTTCTCGCAGCTCTATCGCGAAGTGCTTGCGGCGCAACGCAGCGCGCTGATCGCCGAGCGTGACGCCGGGCGCATCGAGGAGGAGGCGGCCCGCGCCATGCTGGAACGCTTGGACTTACAAGAGGCCGGGGTGTCGGCGCGTCTGGACAGCCGCTTCTGA